In a genomic window of beta proteobacterium MWH-UniP1:
- the ccoS gene encoding cbb3-type cytochrome oxidase assembly protein CcoS: protein MEVLPFLIVISLAVLGLAVWLFFRMSDSGQFDDVEGPARRILLDDDRPKSGRDSPESRPEKTD from the coding sequence ATGGAAGTCTTGCCGTTTCTCATTGTGATTAGCCTGGCCGTGCTGGGTCTGGCCGTGTGGCTTTTTTTTCGCATGTCTGACTCTGGCCAGTTCGATGATGTCGAGGGGCCAGCGCGCCGCATCTTGCTCGACGATGACCGGCCAAAAAGCGGGCGTGACTCACCAGAATCCCGGCCCGAAAAAACTGACTAA
- a CDS encoding XRE family transcriptional regulator translates to MKTKGFASVWDAIEDSPQVAASMKARSALMIELSKFIETQGFTQAQAADVLGVTQPRISDLMRGKINLFSLDMLLNMASAAGMSPVLKISKPKAPQPRPAKKPLVVAM, encoded by the coding sequence ATGAAAACTAAAGGGTTTGCTAGCGTATGGGATGCGATTGAAGACTCCCCGCAGGTTGCGGCAAGCATGAAAGCCAGGTCCGCGCTAATGATTGAATTAAGCAAATTTATCGAGACACAGGGCTTCACTCAAGCGCAGGCCGCCGATGTGCTTGGCGTTACTCAACCGAGAATTTCAGATCTTATGCGCGGGAAGATTAATCTTTTTTCGCTGGATATGCTCTTGAATATGGCGAGTGCAGCGGGAATGTCTCCGGTACTCAAAATATCCAAGCCAAAGGCGCCACAGCCCCGTCCGGCAAAGAAACCGCTGGTAGTAGCGATGTAG
- a CDS encoding heavy metal translocating P-type ATPase — translation MQDPTGLKKTQPCFHCGEPVPPNTNWQVTIAGTAQPMCCVGCQAIATAIVNAGAENYYQQRTSAGLDVTTLEALAPWASLLEDPEWAAQHVQENTDSDQTQHSAQTTLAIEGLRCGACAWLIEKILAQTPGVLAARANASTARLFIKWQPAVISLPAIAKRVAAIGYALLPIGSAPLETSRRSGERTAIRRLFVAGLSSAQIMMYAYPEYLEGAALDDDIRSLMRTASMLITVPVMVYSATPFFSAAWRMLQQRRLGMDVPVSLGLIIAFTASMWAWWTNTGEVYFDSVSMFVFLLLGARWVESKIRARTSIQREKLATAIPTLAHRISPNPGSVAAWNLQPGDLVRVQSGDRIPADGLLQSASTDLDNAWLTGESLPVSVHQGERVTEGAINLGPTIEVAIDTRVSDGTLSRLSRLAEEAASDRPKWVAWADRIGSHFTAGILLVTLALVGWSVAMHQPTEVWLASVIAVLVVTCPCALSMAGPAAYAAALARLLELGVAVSSSQTLERVTSVTDVVFDKTGTLTDPSQSEVHMVFGDPDRWPAVHAIAHQSQHPLAVAIAQTAAKEIAARGLTQPLAVAEQAQLHAGLGVAAHWQGQQLRLGSRRFTDPLNQRHDLPEQCTVFLSIDEQIVAGFSIEDTPRPESHTLMTRLRQLKKTIWCLSGDQAPRVTQLAQQLAIDSNHALAQLTPDAKQKKVQEIQANGAVVLMVGDGHNDAPVLAQADVSIAVHSAAPLAKQKADIYLLRSDLMGVVQTLAMANRAKRILNQNLAWALAYNIIAIPFAAAGMISPLVASIGMACSSLLVVLNSARLLKLS, via the coding sequence ATGCAAGATCCCACCGGACTAAAAAAAACTCAGCCTTGCTTTCATTGTGGCGAACCAGTTCCCCCCAACACCAACTGGCAGGTCACGATCGCAGGAACGGCGCAGCCCATGTGTTGCGTTGGCTGCCAGGCCATCGCAACTGCAATCGTCAATGCAGGGGCAGAAAATTATTATCAACAACGCACCTCTGCCGGCCTTGATGTCACCACATTAGAAGCCCTGGCACCATGGGCTTCGCTGCTTGAAGACCCTGAGTGGGCCGCACAGCATGTTCAAGAAAACACCGACTCTGATCAGACCCAACACAGTGCCCAGACCACACTGGCCATTGAGGGCCTGCGTTGTGGGGCCTGCGCATGGCTCATTGAAAAGATTCTGGCCCAAACACCCGGCGTGCTTGCCGCACGGGCCAATGCCAGCACCGCACGCCTGTTCATTAAATGGCAGCCCGCGGTCATTTCACTGCCAGCGATTGCCAAACGCGTTGCGGCCATTGGCTACGCCCTGCTGCCAATTGGATCTGCACCATTAGAGACATCGCGCCGAAGCGGTGAGCGCACTGCGATTCGTCGGTTATTTGTGGCCGGACTGTCTTCTGCACAAATCATGATGTATGCCTACCCAGAGTATCTGGAGGGCGCGGCACTGGATGACGATATTCGTTCACTCATGCGAACCGCCAGCATGCTGATCACGGTGCCCGTCATGGTCTACAGCGCCACGCCATTTTTCAGTGCGGCCTGGCGCATGCTCCAACAGCGCCGACTGGGCATGGATGTGCCTGTCAGCCTGGGGCTAATCATTGCGTTTACCGCCAGCATGTGGGCCTGGTGGACCAACACGGGCGAAGTCTATTTCGACTCGGTCTCGATGTTTGTGTTTTTGTTGTTGGGCGCCCGATGGGTGGAGTCGAAGATACGGGCGCGAACTTCTATTCAGCGAGAAAAATTAGCTACCGCGATTCCCACCCTTGCCCATCGAATCTCGCCAAACCCAGGCAGTGTTGCGGCGTGGAATTTGCAACCCGGTGACCTTGTACGCGTCCAATCGGGCGACCGCATTCCCGCCGATGGTCTGCTGCAATCCGCAAGCACCGATTTGGATAACGCTTGGCTTACCGGTGAATCTTTACCTGTCAGTGTTCATCAGGGCGAACGTGTCACCGAGGGCGCGATCAATCTTGGCCCCACCATCGAAGTGGCGATTGACACGCGTGTCTCCGATGGCACGCTGTCGCGCCTGTCGCGTCTTGCTGAAGAGGCTGCATCCGATCGGCCCAAATGGGTGGCCTGGGCCGATCGCATCGGAAGCCACTTCACTGCCGGCATTCTGTTGGTAACGCTTGCCTTGGTTGGATGGTCAGTCGCCATGCATCAGCCCACAGAAGTCTGGCTGGCCTCGGTGATCGCGGTCTTGGTGGTGACCTGCCCCTGCGCACTGTCCATGGCGGGTCCAGCGGCCTATGCGGCTGCCTTGGCGCGGTTATTAGAACTGGGGGTGGCAGTCTCAAGCTCACAAACACTTGAGCGCGTGACGTCGGTCACCGATGTGGTGTTCGATAAAACCGGCACTTTGACCGATCCTTCGCAATCAGAAGTCCACATGGTGTTTGGTGATCCTGACCGCTGGCCTGCGGTCCATGCCATCGCCCATCAAAGCCAACACCCCTTGGCTGTGGCCATCGCCCAAACAGCCGCAAAAGAAATCGCCGCCAGGGGGCTTACCCAACCCCTGGCTGTCGCCGAGCAGGCACAACTCCATGCCGGCCTGGGGGTTGCCGCCCATTGGCAGGGGCAGCAGCTCAGACTGGGGTCACGTCGGTTTACCGACCCGCTCAATCAACGGCACGATCTGCCTGAGCAATGCACGGTCTTTTTGTCGATCGATGAACAAATTGTTGCTGGCTTTTCAATTGAAGACACGCCTCGGCCAGAGTCACACACACTGATGACCCGTTTGCGTCAGTTGAAAAAAACCATCTGGTGCCTCAGCGGTGATCAGGCGCCCCGCGTGACACAGCTCGCACAACAGCTGGCCATCGACAGCAATCACGCCCTGGCCCAACTCACACCTGATGCGAAGCAGAAAAAAGTCCAAGAGATTCAGGCCAATGGCGCGGTAGTGCTAATGGTGGGAGATGGCCATAACGATGCGCCGGTGCTTGCCCAGGCCGACGTCTCCATTGCCGTGCACAGTGCCGCACCACTTGCAAAACAAAAGGCCGACATCTACCTGCTTCGCTCCGACCTGATGGGCGTGGTGCAGACCTTGGCCATGGCCAATCGTGCCAAACGCATCCTGAACCAGAATCTGGCCTGGGCGCTGGCCTACAACATCATTGCAATTCCATTTGCTGCAGCAGGCATGATCAGCCCCCTGGTGGCATCCATCGGAATGGCTTGCAGCTCACTTCTGGTCGTCTTGAATTCGGCACGGCTTTTAAAACTCAGTTAG
- a CDS encoding sulfite exporter TauE/SafE family protein, translating to MSLPLSAFLIGIWSTGHCLAMCGGLAIAAGQTNRQNLNNTALQRGVELGAWQLGRAFSYAFMGLLAGAFGSFFLANTPVVLIREAAFVMANLILIALGLHVAQVWSGIVQIERIGQVVWKFMAPLASATLVPQTPKRRHPIKQITNALRAGAIWGWLPCGLVYSMLVTASVSGSAANGASWMLAFGLGTLPALWLTSMASDRATGYFQRPTVRKTAGLLIIGFGLWGLLRATGVITVDWLDAFCIGGTHF from the coding sequence ATGAGCCTGCCATTAAGTGCCTTTTTAATCGGGATCTGGTCAACCGGCCACTGCCTGGCCATGTGCGGTGGCTTAGCGATTGCAGCTGGCCAGACCAACCGACAAAACCTGAACAACACAGCGCTGCAGCGTGGCGTAGAACTTGGTGCCTGGCAGTTGGGCCGAGCGTTCTCCTATGCGTTCATGGGCCTGCTTGCTGGTGCATTCGGAAGTTTTTTTCTGGCCAACACGCCCGTTGTGTTGATCCGGGAGGCGGCCTTTGTGATGGCCAATCTGATCTTGATCGCACTTGGGCTTCATGTGGCCCAGGTCTGGAGCGGCATTGTTCAGATCGAGCGCATTGGTCAGGTGGTCTGGAAATTCATGGCACCGCTTGCGAGCGCCACACTTGTGCCGCAGACCCCCAAACGTCGCCACCCGATAAAACAAATCACCAATGCCCTTCGGGCAGGCGCCATCTGGGGCTGGCTGCCTTGTGGCCTGGTCTACAGCATGTTGGTCACCGCATCGGTATCGGGTTCGGCCGCAAACGGGGCGAGTTGGATGCTGGCCTTTGGCCTGGGCACGCTACCTGCGCTGTGGCTCACGTCCATGGCATCGGATCGGGCGACAGGCTACTTTCAAAGGCCCACAGTTCGCAAAACAGCTGGCCTGCTGATCATCGGCTTTGGACTCTGGGGTCTGTTGCGGGCCACGGGTGTGATTACCGTGGATTGGCTTGATGCCTTTTGTATTGGTGGCACGCATTTTTAA
- the folD gene encoding bifunctional methylenetetrahydrofolate dehydrogenase/methenyltetrahydrofolate cyclohydrolase FolD has translation MTATLIDGLALSKVIRQEAAARAAVCAQKKRPPGLTVVLVGDNPASQVYVRNKVKACEEAGIRSELIRQPADLSEADLLACINRLNADPKVDGILVQLPLPAHIDAHKVIEAIAADKDVDGFHISNAGALMTGKPLFQPCTPYGVMKMLASINAPIRGANAVIVGASNIVGKPMAMMLLAAGATVTICNSKTKNLEEHTRRADILVAAVGRQKMITADMVKPGAIVIDVGINRTADGKLVGDVDFEPVRAIASAITPVPGGVGPMTIAMLLINTLESAERRLQIS, from the coding sequence ATGACCGCCACCCTGATTGATGGCCTTGCCCTGTCTAAAGTAATCCGCCAAGAGGCCGCAGCCCGCGCCGCTGTCTGCGCCCAGAAAAAGCGGCCACCTGGACTGACCGTGGTGCTAGTGGGAGATAACCCCGCAAGCCAGGTCTATGTCCGCAACAAGGTCAAGGCCTGCGAAGAAGCCGGCATTCGGTCCGAGCTCATTCGTCAGCCCGCAGATTTAAGCGAGGCGGACCTGCTAGCCTGCATTAATCGGCTGAATGCCGATCCCAAGGTGGATGGCATTTTGGTCCAACTTCCCCTGCCCGCCCATATCGACGCCCACAAGGTGATCGAGGCCATTGCGGCCGATAAAGATGTGGACGGATTCCACATCAGCAATGCCGGCGCACTCATGACCGGCAAGCCGCTCTTTCAGCCCTGCACGCCTTACGGTGTCATGAAAATGTTGGCCTCGATTAACGCCCCCATTCGGGGCGCCAATGCAGTAATCGTGGGAGCCAGCAATATCGTTGGCAAGCCCATGGCCATGATGCTTTTGGCGGCTGGTGCCACGGTGACTATCTGCAACAGCAAAACCAAAAATCTGGAAGAGCACACCCGCCGGGCCGACATTTTGGTGGCGGCCGTGGGCCGGCAAAAAATGATCACCGCCGATATGGTCAAGCCCGGTGCCATCGTGATTGATGTGGGAATTAACCGCACTGCTGATGGCAAACTGGTGGGCGACGTGGACTTTGAGCCCGTGCGTGCGATTGCGTCAGCCATCACCCCGGTGCCGGGTGGCGTGGGCCCCATGACCATTGCCATGCTATTGATCAACACCCTTGAATCTGCCGAGCGCCGTCTCCAAATTAGCTGA
- the xth gene encoding exodeoxyribonuclease III, with translation MRIATWNVNSLRVRLPHVLEWLAETQVDCLGLQETKLVDEKFPKSEIEAAGYHVVFAGQPTYNGVAILVRQDRYQPPEQVQINNPLFPDEQVRMIAATIRPIAAGSTDSDQALRFISVYVPNGSEVGSDKYAYKLRWLTSIQQYLQTELSGHPMLAVVGDYNIAPEDRDVHDPAAWHEQVLCSTPEREHFQGLLALGLKDAFRLKEQDANLFSWWDYRQAAFRRNRGLRIDHLLITDGLAKRCTDSGIDTAPRKKEQPSDHAPAWADISWP, from the coding sequence ATGCGCATTGCCACCTGGAATGTAAATTCCCTGCGGGTTCGGCTGCCCCACGTGTTGGAGTGGTTGGCCGAGACCCAGGTCGACTGCCTAGGGCTACAAGAAACAAAACTTGTTGACGAGAAGTTTCCCAAGTCCGAGATCGAAGCCGCCGGCTATCACGTGGTTTTTGCGGGGCAGCCGACTTATAACGGCGTAGCGATTCTGGTGCGACAAGATCGTTATCAGCCGCCTGAACAAGTTCAAATCAACAACCCGCTCTTTCCCGATGAGCAGGTGCGCATGATTGCGGCCACGATACGGCCGATTGCAGCCGGATCAACGGACAGCGATCAGGCGCTGCGATTCATCAGTGTCTATGTGCCCAACGGCTCTGAAGTGGGCAGCGACAAATACGCGTACAAATTGCGCTGGTTAACGTCGATTCAACAATATCTTCAGACTGAGCTGTCTGGCCACCCGATGCTGGCCGTGGTGGGGGATTACAACATCGCACCAGAAGACCGCGATGTTCACGACCCGGCTGCCTGGCATGAACAGGTCTTGTGTTCCACGCCTGAGCGTGAACACTTCCAAGGCCTATTGGCCCTTGGCCTAAAAGATGCCTTTCGATTAAAAGAGCAAGATGCCAATCTTTTTTCATGGTGGGATTACCGCCAGGCCGCCTTTCGTCGCAACCGTGGCCTGCGCATTGACCACCTGCTCATTACAGATGGCTTAGCCAAGCGCTGCACTGACAGCGGCATTGATACCGCGCCACGAAAAAAAGAACAGCCGTCTGACCACGCCCCGGCCTGGGCTGACATCTCCTGGCCCTAA
- a CDS encoding M3 family metallopeptidase: MHNTFLNELLDRQALPRYDLISPDQVAPAVDQLLANARETLLRVTSEQTPNTWEDVIEPLTDSTERLGRAWSAVHHMSGVMDSPEWRDALNSRLAEITAFWTDLAQNPALYAKTKAIAANTPSHQNPARARALENSLRSFRLGGAELGDAEKKEFAELQAQLAQLQQKFSEQLLDSTNATIIHVEEESRLAGIPEHAIASAKAEADKRNLAGWVFTLQHPSFGPVMQFAKDRALREEVYRKQAVRASEIATEGPDHDNGPVMGEILRLRQKQAALLGYANAAEVSLAPKMADTPQQVIDFLMELAQKARPAAEKDLAELRAYAAQSLGLPELQAWDVAYASEQLRQSRYAFSEDEVRQYFQLPRVLQGLFRVINNLFSVEIKPVIGLAPLPVWHQDVQLFEVNRGQQTIGHFYLDLYARSTKRGGAWMDDSRGRRVLHTASNQTLVQTPVALLTCNFAPPVGDKPTTLTHDDVITLFHEFGHGLHHLLTQVGELEVSGINGVEWDAVELPSQFMENFCWEWENLSHMTNHVETGLPLPRELFDKMTAAKNFQSGMFMLRQIEFSVFDMKIHMALTPSSSATAAEIGKSIEQMLWDIRKEIAVLIPPQFNRFAQSFSHIFAGGYAAGYYSYKWAEVLSADAYAAFEEAGLDHYAQVGEKFWREVLSVGGSRPAMASFKAFRGREPKVEPLLRHNGLM; this comes from the coding sequence ATGCACAACACTTTTCTGAACGAACTGCTTGATCGCCAAGCCCTGCCCCGATACGACCTGATTTCACCCGATCAAGTCGCCCCTGCAGTGGATCAACTGCTTGCTAATGCACGAGAAACGCTCCTGCGGGTTACGTCCGAACAGACGCCCAACACCTGGGAAGATGTGATCGAACCCTTAACGGATTCGACCGAGCGGCTCGGCCGCGCCTGGAGCGCTGTGCACCACATGTCAGGCGTGATGGACTCGCCAGAGTGGCGAGACGCCCTGAATAGCCGGCTTGCCGAGATCACTGCGTTTTGGACAGACCTGGCCCAGAACCCCGCGCTCTATGCCAAGACCAAGGCAATTGCTGCCAACACACCATCACACCAAAACCCTGCCCGTGCTCGCGCGCTCGAAAACTCACTCCGGTCATTCCGACTTGGTGGCGCAGAACTTGGCGATGCCGAGAAAAAAGAATTTGCTGAACTGCAGGCCCAGTTAGCCCAGCTGCAACAAAAGTTTTCAGAGCAACTGCTGGACAGCACCAACGCGACCATCATTCATGTAGAAGAAGAGTCTCGATTGGCAGGCATTCCCGAGCACGCGATTGCATCGGCCAAGGCTGAAGCCGACAAGCGCAATCTTGCGGGCTGGGTCTTCACCCTGCAGCACCCAAGCTTTGGCCCCGTGATGCAGTTTGCGAAAGACCGTGCACTGCGTGAAGAGGTCTACCGTAAGCAGGCGGTGCGTGCTTCTGAAATCGCCACCGAAGGGCCAGACCATGACAACGGCCCAGTGATGGGCGAGATACTTCGGCTTCGGCAAAAGCAGGCCGCACTCTTGGGCTATGCCAATGCCGCAGAGGTGTCCCTGGCCCCCAAGATGGCCGACACACCACAGCAGGTGATCGACTTTTTGATGGAGTTGGCGCAAAAGGCGCGGCCTGCGGCCGAGAAAGATTTGGCCGAGTTACGGGCCTATGCTGCCCAATCACTGGGGCTACCTGAATTGCAGGCCTGGGATGTGGCCTATGCCAGCGAACAGCTACGCCAATCGCGCTATGCCTTTTCAGAAGACGAGGTGCGACAGTATTTCCAACTACCCCGCGTGCTGCAGGGACTATTTCGGGTGATCAACAACCTGTTCTCGGTTGAGATCAAGCCGGTCATTGGCTTGGCACCTCTGCCGGTCTGGCACCAAGATGTGCAGCTCTTCGAAGTCAACCGTGGTCAGCAAACGATTGGCCACTTTTACCTGGATCTGTATGCCCGCAGCACCAAGCGCGGCGGCGCCTGGATGGACGATTCACGTGGCCGTCGAGTGCTACACACCGCATCGAACCAAACACTGGTGCAGACACCTGTGGCTTTACTCACCTGTAACTTTGCGCCGCCTGTGGGCGACAAACCCACCACGCTGACCCACGACGATGTGATCACGCTCTTTCATGAGTTTGGCCACGGCCTGCATCACCTGCTCACGCAAGTTGGTGAATTAGAAGTCTCGGGCATCAATGGCGTGGAGTGGGACGCTGTGGAATTACCCAGCCAATTCATGGAGAACTTCTGCTGGGAATGGGAAAACCTGTCGCACATGACCAACCATGTCGAGACCGGTTTGCCGCTACCGCGCGAGCTCTTTGACAAGATGACGGCGGCCAAGAACTTCCAAAGCGGCATGTTTATGCTGCGACAGATTGAATTTTCAGTCTTCGATATGAAAATTCACATGGCGCTCACACCAAGTTCCAGTGCGACTGCAGCGGAAATCGGTAAATCAATTGAACAGATGCTCTGGGATATTCGCAAAGAGATTGCGGTCTTGATTCCGCCGCAATTTAATCGCTTCGCCCAGAGCTTTTCCCACATCTTTGCTGGCGGCTATGCCGCAGGCTATTACAGCTACAAGTGGGCCGAGGTTCTCTCTGCAGATGCCTATGCCGCTTTTGAAGAGGCAGGCCTGGATCACTATGCGCAAGTGGGCGAAAAGTTCTGGCGCGAAGTCTTGTCCGTTGGTGGCTCTCGGCCGGCCATGGCATCGTTTAAGGCCTTCCGCGGGCGTGAACCGAAAGTCGAGCCACTACTACGCCACAACGGTTTGATGTGA
- a CDS encoding tripartite tricarboxylate transporter substrate binding protein, whose product MKKRQLLQMALLLSASLALPGLSQAQEFPPKKTVTLVVGFAAGGAADSAARLIANKLSQNIGQSVVVENKGGAGGNIAHQQVAKAAADGSVLLFGSVGPLTIAPHLMKVGYNPFVDLAPISGGVNFPNVLVVHKGVGVKTLAEFVQLEKKKAGSVDFASTGPGSASHLAGELLNQRASIDMVHVPYKGGAPALQDLLGERVASYFAAPPTALPHIQSGRLIPIATTGLKRPDYLPNIPTVAESGYPGFEALNWYAFVAPGKTPVAILDRWNQEIVKALNDPSVKEALLKHGLTPQPTTRAEFAAFMKKESEQWATIIKTRKISID is encoded by the coding sequence ATGAAGAAAAGACAACTGCTACAGATGGCCTTGCTGCTCAGTGCCAGCTTGGCCCTGCCCGGACTTTCCCAGGCACAAGAGTTCCCACCGAAAAAGACCGTCACTCTCGTCGTTGGATTCGCCGCGGGCGGCGCTGCGGACTCTGCGGCCCGCCTGATCGCCAATAAGCTCAGCCAAAACATCGGCCAGTCCGTTGTGGTGGAAAACAAAGGTGGTGCCGGCGGCAACATCGCCCACCAACAAGTGGCCAAGGCCGCGGCCGATGGTTCCGTACTGCTTTTTGGCTCGGTGGGGCCACTCACCATTGCCCCCCACTTAATGAAGGTGGGCTACAACCCATTTGTTGATTTGGCACCCATTTCGGGTGGCGTGAACTTTCCGAATGTCTTGGTTGTGCACAAGGGTGTGGGTGTCAAAACCCTGGCCGAGTTCGTACAGCTGGAAAAGAAAAAAGCAGGTAGCGTGGACTTTGCCTCTACAGGGCCAGGGTCGGCCTCCCACCTTGCCGGTGAATTGCTCAACCAACGAGCAAGCATTGACATGGTTCATGTGCCCTACAAAGGCGGTGCGCCCGCCCTGCAGGATTTGCTGGGTGAGCGTGTTGCATCTTATTTCGCCGCCCCGCCCACCGCACTTCCGCACATCCAAAGCGGCAGACTCATTCCAATTGCCACAACCGGCTTGAAGCGCCCCGATTACCTGCCGAACATTCCAACAGTAGCGGAATCTGGCTACCCAGGATTTGAAGCCTTGAACTGGTACGCCTTTGTTGCCCCAGGCAAAACACCGGTGGCGATTCTGGACAGATGGAACCAGGAGATCGTCAAGGCACTTAACGACCCCAGCGTTAAAGAAGCATTACTGAAGCATGGCCTGACCCCGCAGCCCACCACCCGCGCAGAGTTTGCGGCGTTCATGAAAAAGGAATCGGAACAGTGGGCGACGATCATCAAAACCAGAAAGATTTCGATTGATTAA
- a CDS encoding BrnT family toxin, giving the protein MKKIAPELLRFPINVRIFNRDFTQITCDSRKREGTLLARAIDFAHADRVFAGLHLTREDTRWDYGEKRFVTFGTIEGLFVILVWTDRFPSLHVISMRRANRREQKAYQVIHQ; this is encoded by the coding sequence ATGAAGAAGATCGCCCCAGAGCTATTGAGATTCCCAATTAATGTACGTATATTTAATCGGGACTTTACCCAGATCACTTGTGACTCAAGAAAGCGTGAGGGAACACTCCTTGCTCGGGCCATTGATTTTGCACACGCCGACAGGGTCTTTGCGGGGCTGCATCTAACGCGAGAAGACACACGCTGGGATTATGGGGAAAAACGATTTGTGACTTTTGGAACAATCGAGGGCCTATTTGTCATTTTGGTCTGGACGGATCGCTTCCCATCGTTACATGTAATTTCAATGCGGAGAGCAAACAGACGTGAGCAGAAAGCCTATCAAGTCATACATCAGTAA
- a CDS encoding BrnA antitoxin family protein, which produces MSRKPIKSYISKSGEARTLDQDWFNSADLYQANKLVRRGRPVGSGNKTPVTIRLDKEIVEQFKETGSGWQTRMNNALREWLKRHSPAKP; this is translated from the coding sequence GTGAGCAGAAAGCCTATCAAGTCATACATCAGTAAATCTGGCGAAGCGCGTACCCTCGATCAGGATTGGTTTAACTCGGCTGACCTTTATCAGGCCAATAAGCTTGTGCGACGTGGTCGGCCGGTTGGGTCTGGCAATAAAACACCGGTAACAATTCGGCTTGACAAGGAAATCGTCGAGCAATTCAAAGAAACTGGCTCAGGCTGGCAGACGCGCATGAACAATGCGCTGCGCGAGTGGCTGAAGCGCCACTCTCCAGCGAAACCTTAG
- a CDS encoding nucleotidyltransferase domain-containing protein, whose product MLHPERRYHLREVARLTGLAAPPVGRELNKLADFGVLTREKVGNQLVFQANPKCPVFEELSGIARKTFGLGDVLMRALEPYVEKCHAVFIYGSMASGEASTISDVDVMFLGAVSFEQVIHALSSAEAALGREINPTIFSLEEWHEKLKVKDSFVVNVLARPKIFLIGDEEKLMKISSGFSSL is encoded by the coding sequence TTGCTTCATCCTGAGCGGCGTTATCACTTGCGCGAGGTCGCCCGCCTGACGGGCCTGGCCGCCCCGCCCGTGGGCCGGGAACTCAATAAATTGGCAGATTTCGGAGTCTTGACCCGCGAGAAAGTAGGTAATCAATTGGTTTTCCAGGCCAATCCGAAATGCCCGGTTTTCGAAGAGCTCTCTGGAATCGCCAGAAAGACCTTCGGTTTGGGCGATGTCTTGATGAGAGCCCTTGAGCCTTATGTAGAGAAATGTCACGCCGTATTCATTTATGGATCGATGGCCAGCGGAGAGGCATCGACCATAAGTGATGTAGATGTCATGTTCTTAGGCGCGGTAAGCTTTGAGCAGGTGATTCATGCCTTGTCCAGCGCCGAGGCGGCTCTTGGTCGGGAAATCAATCCAACGATTTTTAGTCTCGAAGAGTGGCATGAAAAACTGAAGGTCAAGGACTCTTTTGTAGTGAATGTTCTTGCAAGACCCAAAATCTTTCTAATTGGTGATGAGGAAAAACTAATGAAAATTTCCTCGGGATTTAGCTCTCTTTGA